The following proteins come from a genomic window of Aquimarina sp. MAR_2010_214:
- a CDS encoding glycosyl hydrolase family 18 protein — protein sequence MKKIFIFFSAFFCALLMQAQYNFPTCSVEWDASKVPYKQGQEVSYNNINYKCKYYTNDAPGAGSWELIGPCGDGGLGPDFSGKQRIIGYLPTWVADYDIKNKFNPEVVTHLNISFLMFKQNNNDYNSANFASVSFDEFQSRKVDSVLNDLGVLKKAKAKGVKVSVALGGATDYAFLWLMTKYQNNDSKLDEIATLIANYVTQNDLDGVDLDMECWWKDAAISGTSDQGGRVRGSKWGDADKGPHPAGVGLKKLSQKLRAKIPNKLITAAVFGTSWYGNNYDGGMADYMDWIGLMSYDFTGSWDKSPEGPHSSLYKVEQGTYSGQTADNPIYSAQDALEYWMGFAPPAWNHTGGFNVPKAKLAFGLPVYGYDFSEKKPNGGNGAKFVPYKDIIKDYADAATSYDPKDAKKLRGYIGKDGKKIYYNTPKLAAEKIKYSKQYGHQGLIVWELTQDADYNSSSSILKAVNEAAGNTNPINNSPTVVWEAPTNGQIIELTELSPITLKASATDSDGTIQSFTFKHNTTNISATANGSNYTASFTPAAFGEVTLIASATDNKNATSEKTIVFTVKEKVVGGNTPPSITMAEPKNSDVIEQTALSSIQLKATVTDDNQVGSVKFIVNNVEITPSANGTQYTTDWTPSAFGDVSYKIVATDDQGLSAETTIMFTVKEKVSGGNCDGVAEWKADQVYATAGQKVSYNGNIYTNKWWTKGETPGSSSVWEFVSSCDGGPGQGTDFCGFSQWVASIAYNSGDQIYHSQKIYKAKWWTEGDTPGSSSVWGFVSDCAKNNTNTSSVAFQTLVDDVIKYKIEVSEVSWVRIDIYDIYGKLMDTKSLKEYNGSRDFTQDLSTLKSGIYIYKINIGGEVITKKIIKK from the coding sequence ATGAAAAAAATCTTTATCTTTTTTAGTGCTTTTTTTTGTGCTCTGTTGATGCAGGCACAATACAATTTTCCTACCTGTTCTGTAGAGTGGGATGCAAGTAAAGTTCCTTATAAACAAGGACAAGAAGTTTCTTATAATAATATTAATTATAAGTGTAAATATTACACCAATGATGCTCCAGGTGCTGGTTCATGGGAGCTAATAGGTCCATGTGGTGATGGAGGATTGGGGCCAGATTTTTCTGGTAAACAACGTATTATTGGGTATTTGCCTACATGGGTTGCCGATTATGATATCAAAAATAAATTCAACCCAGAGGTAGTGACACATTTAAACATTTCTTTTTTAATGTTTAAACAAAACAATAACGATTATAATAGTGCAAATTTTGCTTCTGTATCTTTTGATGAATTTCAATCTAGAAAAGTAGATTCTGTTCTTAATGATTTGGGAGTTCTTAAAAAAGCTAAAGCCAAAGGAGTAAAAGTCTCTGTTGCATTAGGAGGAGCCACTGATTATGCGTTTTTGTGGTTAATGACTAAGTACCAAAATAACGATAGCAAATTGGATGAAATAGCAACATTAATAGCTAACTATGTAACTCAAAATGACCTGGATGGTGTTGATTTAGATATGGAATGTTGGTGGAAAGACGCAGCTATTAGTGGGACTTCTGATCAAGGAGGAAGAGTAAGAGGAAGCAAATGGGGAGATGCTGATAAAGGACCTCACCCTGCCGGTGTTGGATTAAAAAAATTAAGCCAGAAACTAAGAGCCAAAATACCTAATAAATTAATTACAGCTGCCGTATTCGGAACATCTTGGTATGGAAATAACTATGATGGTGGTATGGCTGACTATATGGATTGGATTGGTCTTATGTCTTACGACTTTACAGGATCTTGGGATAAATCACCAGAAGGACCGCACTCTTCTCTTTATAAAGTAGAACAAGGAACTTATTCAGGACAAACTGCAGATAATCCTATTTATTCTGCACAAGATGCATTAGAATATTGGATGGGATTTGCTCCTCCGGCATGGAATCATACAGGAGGTTTTAATGTGCCAAAAGCAAAATTGGCGTTTGGATTACCTGTTTATGGGTATGATTTTTCTGAAAAGAAACCTAATGGAGGTAACGGAGCCAAATTTGTTCCTTATAAGGATATCATAAAAGATTATGCTGACGCAGCCACAAGTTACGATCCTAAAGATGCTAAAAAACTAAGAGGGTACATAGGGAAAGATGGAAAAAAGATATATTATAATACTCCAAAATTAGCTGCCGAAAAAATTAAGTATTCTAAGCAATATGGCCATCAAGGGTTGATTGTATGGGAGCTGACACAAGATGCCGATTATAATTCGTCTTCAAGTATTCTTAAAGCCGTAAATGAAGCCGCAGGAAATACCAATCCTATAAACAATTCACCAACAGTGGTATGGGAAGCCCCTACCAATGGACAAATTATCGAATTAACCGAATTGTCTCCAATTACATTGAAAGCTAGCGCTACAGATTCTGATGGAACTATTCAGTCTTTTACGTTTAAGCATAATACCACTAACATTAGTGCTACGGCAAATGGAAGTAATTATACTGCTAGTTTTACTCCAGCAGCTTTTGGTGAAGTAACATTGATAGCTTCTGCGACGGATAATAAAAATGCAACTTCAGAAAAAACAATTGTTTTTACGGTAAAAGAAAAAGTAGTAGGAGGTAATACACCTCCATCAATAACTATGGCAGAACCAAAAAATTCTGATGTTATTGAGCAAACAGCACTGTCATCAATTCAGTTAAAAGCTACTGTAACAGATGATAATCAGGTTGGTTCTGTTAAGTTTATTGTAAATAATGTTGAAATTACTCCGTCTGCAAATGGTACTCAATATACTACAGACTGGACTCCGTCTGCATTTGGTGATGTATCATATAAAATTGTGGCTACAGATGATCAAGGATTATCTGCAGAAACAACAATTATGTTTACAGTAAAAGAAAAAGTCTCAGGAGGAAACTGTGATGGAGTTGCAGAATGGAAAGCTGATCAGGTATATGCGACAGCAGGACAAAAAGTAAGCTATAATGGTAATATCTATACCAATAAGTGGTGGACAAAAGGGGAAACTCCGGGAAGTAGTTCTGTATGGGAATTTGTTTCTAGTTGTGATGGAGGACCCGGACAAGGAACTGACTTTTGTGGTTTCTCACAATGGGTAGCATCTATTGCTTATAATAGTGGAGATCAAATATACCATAGCCAAAAGATTTATAAAGCCAAATGGTGGACAGAAGGAGATACTCCTGGTAGTAGTTCTGTATGGGGATTTGTATCAGATTGTGCTAAAAACAATACAAATACATCTTCGGTTGCATTTCAAACATTGGTAGATGATGTTATAAAATATAAGATAGAAGTTTCAGAAGTATCATGGGTAAGAATAGATATATATGATATCTATGGTAAATTAATGGACACGAAATCTTTAAAAGAGTATAACGGAAGTAGAGACTTTACACAGGATTTATCTACTCTGAAAAGCGGAATTTATATCTATAAGATTAATATAGGTGGAGAAGTAATCACCAAAAAAATAATTAAAAAGTAG
- a CDS encoding Ig-like domain-containing protein — MFKKRINSINFITINCSWRQLLCTTLFLTVILSVFPHGTVTYPPSRVWNCFQENPESPDSAACIAAVASHGTQPLYDWSEINQANANGDHRKYVMDGNLASGGRPNKYGGMDQVRSDWVSTQVSPGPFTVTWTNHAPHATEYYEVYITKESWTPDQPLTWDSLVLLVRTSPSAPERVVNIPVTLPVRTGKHVIYSVWQRSDSPEAFYSTSDINFDGGGTDTQAPSTPTGLGASNATQTTADLAWSAATDNVAVTGYDIYQGSTVITTVTGTSYQVTGLTENTSYSFRIKAKDAANNQSGFSNTATATTLPDTGGGNCGGLPQYVAGTSYSKDQEVQNEGEKFTCNIPGWCSSAAAWAYAPGTGAHWQDAWSKTGDCSGGTPNTSPTVSITSPNNNSSFQEGVSVTISANAADADGTVSKVEFYNGTTKLGEDVSSPYEYVWQNVSAGNYAITAKATDNQVASTTSSVVNITVNGVNNATPTVAITSPNNNDSFNEGTSISITANASDSDGTISKVEFYNGTTKLGEDTTSPYAYTIANASVGNYTLTAKATDNGEATSTSSVISISVTAVGNGNCDGLPQYVAGTSYGKDQEVQNEGEKFKCNIPGWCSSASAWAYAPGTGAHWQDAWSKTGDCGGGTGNSPVVNITSPSNGATYTAGNAIVINATATDDGTVTKVAFFDGSVKLGEDTTTPYAYTISNAQSASYSLTAVATDNDNNQTTSDVVTVRKKVEGGNGNLPGKILVGYWHNFDNGSTTPKLSEVSRDWDVICIAFAEPKRGSNADMQFSPYEIYGGNTQAFIDDVATVRSRGQKVLISIGGANAKVELTNENEKNEFVSSMTSIINTYGFDGLDIDLEGNSLALASGDTDFRNPTTTKIKNLIAATKTIRSNVGADRFILSMAPETAYVQGAYGNYSGIFGAYLPVIHALRNEMNYIHVQHYNTGSMNGSDGKIYQPATADFHVAMAEMLITGFPVAQTGLTFPGLRADQVAIGLPATTQAAGSGYTSEAVVQQALDYLIKGVSYPGRTYTTSSTYPAFRGLMTWSINWDLVNNSSFSSSHRAYLDGLGARTAIANTKSSVGKVFPNPVSGNEISIVLDSTISKSGSDYFRFQIFNTNGIEVYNFQDDKLQRGESVKSFDIGELESGMYFYTISVSKNKTTGKIIRE, encoded by the coding sequence ATGTTTAAAAAAAGAATAAACTCAATAAATTTTATTACAATTAATTGTTCATGGCGACAGTTACTTTGTACGACCTTATTTCTAACAGTAATTCTATCTGTTTTCCCTCATGGCACAGTAACATACCCGCCAAGTCGTGTTTGGAATTGTTTTCAGGAAAACCCCGAAAGCCCAGATTCTGCAGCTTGTATTGCAGCAGTAGCCTCTCATGGCACGCAGCCATTATATGATTGGAGTGAAATTAATCAAGCGAATGCTAATGGTGATCATAGGAAATATGTGATGGATGGAAACCTGGCTAGTGGTGGCAGACCTAATAAATACGGAGGTATGGATCAAGTTAGATCTGATTGGGTGTCGACACAAGTCTCCCCAGGGCCATTTACAGTTACTTGGACAAATCATGCTCCTCATGCAACTGAATATTATGAAGTTTATATAACCAAAGAAAGCTGGACACCTGATCAGCCATTAACGTGGGATAGTCTTGTGCTTTTAGTACGAACATCTCCAAGTGCACCAGAAAGGGTTGTTAATATTCCGGTAACACTTCCTGTTAGAACAGGTAAACATGTTATTTATAGTGTTTGGCAAAGATCAGACAGTCCAGAAGCATTTTATTCGACTAGTGACATCAATTTTGATGGAGGAGGTACTGATACGCAGGCACCTTCTACCCCTACTGGTTTAGGGGCATCAAATGCTACACAAACTACAGCCGATCTTGCCTGGAGTGCTGCTACCGATAATGTAGCTGTAACGGGATATGATATATACCAGGGAAGTACTGTTATTACTACTGTAACAGGGACTTCATATCAAGTAACCGGATTAACAGAAAACACCTCGTATTCTTTTAGAATAAAAGCGAAGGATGCTGCAAATAATCAATCTGGTTTTAGCAATACTGCAACTGCAACTACACTTCCTGATACCGGAGGAGGAAACTGTGGAGGATTACCACAATATGTTGCGGGAACTTCATATAGCAAAGATCAAGAAGTACAAAATGAAGGAGAAAAATTTACATGTAATATTCCAGGATGGTGCTCTTCAGCGGCAGCTTGGGCATATGCACCGGGTACCGGAGCTCATTGGCAAGATGCATGGTCAAAAACAGGAGATTGTAGTGGCGGTACTCCTAATACGAGCCCTACCGTAAGTATTACTTCACCAAACAATAATAGCTCGTTTCAAGAAGGAGTATCTGTAACAATATCTGCTAATGCAGCAGATGCAGATGGTACAGTATCCAAAGTTGAGTTTTATAATGGAACCACAAAATTAGGAGAAGATGTTTCTAGTCCTTACGAATATGTTTGGCAAAATGTCTCTGCAGGAAATTATGCAATAACTGCGAAAGCTACAGATAACCAAGTAGCATCGACTACATCCTCGGTAGTAAATATTACAGTTAATGGGGTTAATAACGCTACTCCAACAGTTGCGATTACTTCACCAAATAATAATGATTCTTTTAATGAAGGAACTTCAATCTCTATTACTGCAAATGCTTCTGATAGTGACGGAACGATTTCTAAAGTTGAGTTTTATAATGGAACCACAAAATTAGGAGAAGATACTACTAGTCCTTATGCGTATACGATTGCTAATGCATCTGTAGGAAATTATACGTTGACTGCCAAAGCAACGGATAATGGCGAAGCGACTTCAACTTCTTCTGTAATTTCAATTTCGGTTACTGCAGTAGGAAATGGTAATTGCGATGGATTACCACAATATGTTGCGGGTACTTCGTATGGTAAAGATCAAGAAGTACAAAATGAAGGTGAAAAATTTAAATGTAATATCCCTGGTTGGTGTTCGTCTGCTTCAGCATGGGCCTATGCACCGGGTACCGGAGCACACTGGCAAGATGCTTGGTCAAAAACTGGCGATTGTGGAGGAGGAACAGGAAACTCTCCTGTAGTAAATATCACATCTCCTTCAAATGGAGCTACATACACAGCTGGAAACGCTATCGTTATTAATGCAACAGCAACTGATGACGGAACTGTTACCAAAGTAGCGTTTTTTGATGGAAGTGTAAAACTAGGAGAAGATACAACTACTCCCTATGCTTATACTATTTCTAATGCGCAATCTGCTAGTTATTCTTTAACAGCCGTAGCAACAGATAATGATAATAACCAAACTACTTCGGATGTTGTTACTGTAAGAAAGAAAGTCGAAGGAGGAAATGGTAATTTACCAGGTAAAATTTTGGTAGGGTACTGGCATAATTTTGATAACGGATCTACTACACCAAAACTTAGTGAAGTATCTAGAGATTGGGATGTGATTTGTATCGCTTTTGCAGAACCTAAAAGAGGAAGTAATGCAGATATGCAGTTTAGTCCTTATGAAATTTATGGAGGAAATACACAAGCATTTATTGATGATGTTGCTACTGTAAGAAGTAGAGGACAAAAAGTATTAATCTCTATAGGTGGAGCAAATGCTAAGGTCGAATTAACGAATGAAAATGAGAAGAATGAATTTGTTAGTTCTATGACTAGTATTATCAATACATATGGTTTTGATGGGTTGGATATTGATTTAGAAGGTAATTCTCTTGCTCTAGCTAGTGGAGATACAGATTTCAGGAACCCAACCACAACGAAGATCAAAAATCTTATTGCTGCTACAAAAACAATTAGAAGTAATGTAGGAGCAGACAGGTTTATATTGAGTATGGCGCCAGAAACAGCTTATGTTCAAGGTGCTTATGGAAATTACTCTGGAATTTTTGGAGCATATTTACCTGTGATTCATGCGTTACGTAATGAAATGAATTATATACATGTGCAGCATTATAATACAGGATCTATGAATGGAAGTGATGGGAAAATATATCAACCGGCAACTGCAGATTTTCATGTAGCCATGGCAGAAATGTTGATTACTGGTTTCCCCGTTGCGCAAACAGGACTTACATTTCCAGGTCTTAGAGCAGATCAGGTAGCTATTGGTTTACCTGCAACTACTCAAGCTGCAGGAAGTGGATATACTTCTGAAGCTGTAGTTCAACAAGCATTAGATTATTTAATCAAAGGAGTTTCTTATCCAGGAAGAACCTATACAACTAGTTCTACCTATCCTGCTTTTAGAGGTTTGATGACTTGGTCTATAAATTGGGATTTAGTGAATAACTCTAGCTTCTCTTCAAGTCATAGAGCATATCTAGATGGGTTAGGTGCTAGAACCGCTATAGCCAATACGAAAAGTAGTGTAGGAAAAGTGTTCCCTAACCCTGTTTCTGGAAACGAAATTAGTATTGTTTTAGATAGTACTATTTCTAAATCAGGTTCTGATTATTTCAGATTCCAGATATTTAATACTAACGGAATTGAAGTTTATAATTTTCAAGATGATAAGCTTCAAAGAGGAGAAAGTGTTAAGAGTTTTGATATAGGAGAACTAGAATCAGGAATGTATTTCTATACGATTTCAGTTTCTAAAAACAAAACAACTGGTAAAATAATCAGGGAGTAA
- a CDS encoding glycosyl hydrolase family 18 protein, with the protein MCISSTAFAQVNTGGNATTADHQKQVIGYITNWDAWKNSKAGVPEAGALTHLNIDYSKYTILNFSFFGVARDGSLHSGDHRNKKIYQEGVTQEPADLFYTDLYSSWDLHLLFGELEYVNYVNEDIKKRAEAQGFQVEVGASTWTHPVWGLSGGLPLPLKKENGALGLLDLAHQKGVKVMASIGGWSMCKHFPEMAADPVKKAKFIEDCKKLISIGFDGIDLDWEYPGPYSGMNFTGTQADFANFESLVQDIRTAIGADKLITAAMSADPRKLEAFDWSKLAGSMDYFNMMTYDFNGGWSNKAGHNAPVYPYTDAEVSFFNWQSTLQKLVEKGVPKSKICFGAPFYGRGVITEGNADLNVKTIKRAETVQPDGPIQTAADYTNWPKDVYDGTPNHFFIKQKALAPNSGWTRKWDDEAKVPYLVNGKYFLSYDDEESVGIKAQFINDNELGGTIIWTVYGDLEFGGTATSFGRKLKRWSNVKSPLVNKMNEVFANGSTGGNKLPIVAITAPNNNDSFNEGATIVVKADASDPDADGSITKVEFYNGTTKLGEDTTAPYEYSWTNVVAGSYTITAKATDNKNGSTISAAVSISVIGDTTNTPPVVNITAPANNATFTAGATIVVKADASDPDADGSITKVEFYNGTTLLGEDTTAPYEYSWANVAKGNYTLTAKATDNKNAETTSSSIAVVVNGGTVDNCSSFPTWSASDVYTAGKDVKYNNVQYQAKWWTQNQNPETNSNAGGVWKKIGPCDNSGGGDNVPPTASITAPANNASFVEGTAVAITADASDSGSVTKVEFYNGTTLLGEDTTAPYEYSWTNVAVGTYTITAKATDNEGANTTSTAISIKITKKVGGGNNNCQGVSQYVAGTSYNKDQEVQNEGEKFKCNIPGWCSSASAWAYAPGTGAHWQDAWSKTGDCTGTARNSKVKVFPNPAENGIINVMINSRKSNSDFRFEVHSLSGATLLDFKNNVMNGENGKTFDISPLKSGLYLYTITIGKEKEYGKMKVSN; encoded by the coding sequence ATGTGTATTTCAAGCACAGCTTTTGCGCAAGTAAATACAGGAGGAAATGCAACTACAGCTGATCACCAAAAACAGGTTATAGGATATATTACAAACTGGGATGCTTGGAAAAACAGTAAGGCAGGAGTACCTGAGGCGGGAGCTCTAACACATTTAAATATTGATTATTCTAAATATACTATTCTGAATTTTTCGTTTTTTGGAGTAGCTCGTGATGGTTCTTTACATAGTGGAGATCACAGGAATAAAAAAATCTATCAAGAAGGTGTGACTCAAGAACCTGCAGATTTATTCTATACAGATTTGTATAGTAGTTGGGATCTACATCTTTTATTCGGAGAGTTAGAATATGTAAATTATGTAAATGAAGACATAAAAAAACGTGCAGAAGCTCAAGGATTTCAGGTAGAAGTAGGAGCTAGCACTTGGACACACCCAGTTTGGGGATTAAGTGGAGGATTACCTTTACCTCTTAAAAAAGAAAACGGAGCTCTAGGGTTATTAGATCTTGCACACCAAAAAGGAGTGAAAGTGATGGCCTCTATTGGTGGATGGAGTATGTGTAAGCATTTTCCTGAAATGGCTGCCGATCCGGTAAAAAAAGCCAAGTTTATAGAAGATTGTAAAAAATTAATTTCTATAGGGTTTGATGGAATTGATCTGGATTGGGAATATCCAGGACCTTATTCAGGAATGAATTTTACAGGTACACAGGCGGATTTTGCAAATTTCGAATCACTGGTACAAGACATACGTACTGCGATTGGTGCTGATAAATTAATTACTGCTGCAATGTCTGCAGATCCAAGAAAATTAGAAGCATTCGACTGGTCAAAATTGGCTGGAAGTATGGATTACTTTAATATGATGACTTACGATTTTAATGGAGGTTGGTCTAATAAAGCAGGACATAATGCACCAGTATATCCATATACAGATGCAGAAGTTTCTTTCTTTAACTGGCAATCTACTTTACAAAAATTAGTAGAGAAGGGTGTTCCTAAAAGTAAAATATGTTTTGGAGCTCCTTTTTATGGAAGAGGAGTTATTACCGAAGGAAATGCAGATCTTAATGTGAAAACAATAAAAAGAGCAGAAACGGTACAACCTGACGGACCTATACAAACAGCAGCAGATTACACAAACTGGCCAAAAGATGTATATGATGGTACACCAAATCATTTCTTTATTAAACAAAAAGCATTAGCACCAAATAGCGGATGGACAAGAAAGTGGGATGACGAAGCTAAAGTTCCTTATCTGGTAAATGGTAAATATTTTTTAAGCTATGATGATGAAGAATCTGTAGGAATAAAAGCTCAATTTATTAATGATAATGAATTAGGAGGTACTATTATTTGGACCGTTTATGGCGATCTTGAATTTGGAGGTACAGCAACTTCTTTTGGTAGAAAACTTAAAAGATGGTCAAATGTGAAATCTCCTTTAGTTAACAAAATGAATGAAGTGTTCGCTAATGGATCTACAGGGGGTAACAAGTTGCCAATAGTAGCCATTACAGCTCCTAATAATAACGATTCTTTTAATGAAGGAGCTACTATTGTAGTAAAAGCAGATGCATCAGACCCTGATGCTGATGGTAGTATTACAAAAGTTGAATTTTATAATGGGACTACTAAACTTGGAGAAGACACTACCGCACCATATGAGTACTCATGGACAAATGTTGTTGCAGGTAGCTATACAATTACAGCTAAAGCTACAGATAATAAAAATGGAAGTACTATTTCTGCAGCAGTTTCGATATCTGTAATAGGAGATACAACAAATACACCACCTGTGGTGAATATAACAGCACCAGCTAATAATGCAACTTTTACAGCAGGAGCTACTATTGTAGTAAAAGCAGATGCGTCAGATCCTGATGCAGATGGTAGCATTACAAAAGTTGAGTTTTATAATGGTACAACTCTACTAGGAGAAGATACTACTGCACCATATGAATATTCATGGGCAAATGTTGCTAAAGGAAATTATACATTAACAGCTAAAGCAACAGATAATAAAAATGCTGAAACAACATCTTCTTCTATTGCTGTAGTTGTAAATGGTGGTACTGTAGATAATTGTAGTAGTTTTCCAACATGGTCTGCCTCAGATGTATATACAGCAGGTAAAGATGTAAAATATAATAATGTACAATACCAAGCTAAATGGTGGACACAAAACCAAAACCCAGAAACAAATTCAAACGCTGGTGGAGTATGGAAAAAGATAGGGCCTTGTGATAATAGTGGAGGAGGAGATAATGTTCCTCCAACAGCGAGTATTACAGCTCCAGCTAATAATGCATCATTTGTAGAAGGAACTGCTGTAGCTATAACAGCAGATGCTAGTGATAGTGGATCGGTTACAAAGGTTGAATTCTATAATGGTACAACGCTACTAGGAGAAGATACTACTGCACCATATGAATATTCTTGGACAAATGTTGCTGTAGGTACATATACAATAACTGCAAAAGCAACAGATAATGAAGGTGCAAATACGACTTCTACAGCGATATCAATTAAAATCACTAAAAAAGTTGGTGGAGGAAATAATAATTGCCAAGGAGTTTCACAATATGTTGCGGGTACTTCATATAACAAAGATCAGGAAGTACAAAATGAAGGTGAAAAATTTAAATGTAACATCCCTGGTTGGTGTTCTTCTGCTTCAGCATGGGCGTATGCACCGGGTACCGGAGCACACTGGCAAGATGCTTGGTCAAAGACAGGAGACTGTACAGGTACAGCAAGAAATTCTAAGGTTAAAGTATTTCCGAATCCTGCTGAAAATGGTATCATAAATGTGATGATAAATTCTAGAAAGTCTAACTCTGATTTTAGATTTGAAGTACATTCTCTTAGCGGAGCTACATTATTAGATTTTAAAAATAATGTGATGAATGGAGAGAATGGTAAAACATTTGATATCAGTCCTTTAAAATCTGGCCTGTATTTATATACTATTACTATAGGAAAAGAAAAGGAATATGGTAAGATGAAAGTGTCAAATTAA
- a CDS encoding LytTR family DNA-binding domain-containing protein gives MKVKCLLVDDDPLAINILKKHLEYFEHFEVAFCCNNAVDAFDFIHKNSVDLIFVDIYMPMVNGLEFIKSIDNPPLIIITSSYEEYAVQGFELGVIDYLIKPISLKRLVKSLHKISRTLNNTNKPSHTSQLEDHIFIKVDKKMIKIYFEDILYIKSLKDYVIVKTNHKDYVTHYNLSAITKLLPEYLFIRIHRSYTIAINKIKAIDKNCIEIDDKLLPIGRNYIKKVKGKIIDGVTI, from the coding sequence ATGAAAGTAAAATGTTTACTTGTTGACGATGACCCATTGGCGATCAACATTTTAAAAAAACACTTAGAATATTTTGAACATTTTGAGGTAGCTTTCTGCTGCAATAATGCTGTTGATGCATTTGATTTTATTCATAAAAATTCGGTTGATCTAATTTTTGTTGACATTTACATGCCCATGGTTAATGGGTTAGAGTTTATTAAAAGCATAGACAATCCTCCTCTCATTATTATAACTTCTTCTTATGAAGAGTATGCCGTACAAGGATTTGAACTAGGTGTCATCGACTATTTAATAAAACCAATTTCTCTAAAGAGATTGGTAAAATCTTTACATAAAATATCCAGAACATTAAATAATACAAATAAGCCATCGCATACATCTCAATTAGAAGATCATATTTTTATTAAAGTCGATAAGAAAATGATAAAAATCTATTTTGAAGATATTTTATATATAAAAAGTCTTAAAGATTATGTTATCGTAAAAACAAACCATAAAGATTATGTAACGCATTATAATCTATCTGCAATTACCAAATTACTACCAGAATACCTTTTTATAAGAATCCATAGATCATATACTATCGCAATTAATAAAATTAAAGCAATTGATAAAAATTGTATCGAAATCGATGATAAATTACTTCCCATAGGAAGAAATTATATAAAGAAGGTTAAAGGTAAAATTATAGATGGAGTTACTATTTAA